Proteins from one Candidatus Desulfovibrio trichonymphae genomic window:
- a CDS encoding acyltransferase: MQAPPRKTRIAAVLEELWIACFAWLPTSLGLAARLAAWRPLFGVCGSVRFGTALTLAACRNMRLSDGVRLGRGSFITANNGLLILGENVAVSPCVHLGADDGVIEIGAYTAIGPGTVLRAANHRFSRQQTPIMHQGHEPGKIIIEEDVWIAANCVITPDVRIGRGAVVGAGAVVTRDVEPFAIVAGVPAKMIGRRGENI, encoded by the coding sequence TTGCAGGCGCCGCCCCGTAAAACACGCATCGCGGCAGTTCTGGAAGAGCTCTGGATCGCCTGCTTTGCCTGGCTGCCAACGTCGCTTGGTCTCGCGGCGCGCCTTGCCGCCTGGCGGCCGCTTTTCGGCGTTTGCGGTTCAGTTCGCTTCGGCACCGCCCTGACGCTGGCAGCCTGCCGCAATATGCGTCTCTCCGATGGCGTGCGCCTCGGGCGCGGTTCTTTTATCACAGCCAACAACGGCCTTCTGATTTTAGGCGAAAATGTGGCTGTTTCTCCGTGCGTGCACCTTGGCGCGGACGACGGCGTTATCGAAATCGGGGCATATACGGCAATCGGCCCCGGCACGGTGCTGCGCGCCGCCAATCACCGTTTCAGCCGGCAGCAAACGCCGATCATGCATCAGGGGCACGAGCCGGGGAAAATAATCATTGAAGAAGACGTCTGGATTGCCGCAAACTGCGTGATAACGCCCGACGTGCGCATCGGCCGGGGCGCGGTGGTGGGCGCGGGCGCTGTAGTGACGCGAGATGTGGAACCCTTTGCTATTGTCGCCGGCGTGCCGGCAAAAATGATCGGACGACGCGGCGAAAATATTTGA
- a CDS encoding NAD-dependent epimerase/dehydratase family protein: MKITVFGGSGFLGSHICDKLSAAGHTVTIVDLRPSPWLRPDQIMLTGNILDEKTVSSGVDGADIVFNYAGIADIGEANTRPVDTTKINVLGNAMLLEACRNAKVKRYVFASTLYVYGKSGGFYRCSKQACEIYIENYQAMHNLPYTILRYGSLYGPRADKRNAIHRFVHEALTTGCITYYGSPTALREYVHVDDASAATLAVLAWEFENQNIIVAGNQPMRVENLFKMIGEMLNKNLTVNYQDDPNSGHYQITPYSFMPKIGRKLTPLLSVDLGQGILRVMEDAHRALHPELQAEGGYLLPTDV; this comes from the coding sequence GTGAAAATTACTGTATTCGGCGGTTCCGGCTTTCTGGGCTCGCATATCTGCGATAAACTTTCCGCAGCAGGGCATACGGTGACAATCGTTGATCTGCGCCCCTCGCCTTGGCTGCGGCCGGATCAGATCATGCTCACGGGCAATATTCTGGACGAGAAAACCGTGTCCTCCGGCGTGGACGGCGCTGATATAGTTTTTAACTACGCCGGGATAGCCGATATTGGAGAAGCGAACACACGCCCTGTGGACACGACGAAAATCAATGTGCTCGGCAATGCCATGCTGTTGGAGGCCTGCCGCAACGCGAAGGTAAAACGCTATGTGTTTGCAAGTACACTCTATGTTTATGGGAAATCCGGGGGATTTTATCGTTGCAGCAAACAGGCGTGTGAAATCTATATTGAAAATTATCAGGCCATGCACAATCTGCCGTATACCATATTACGTTACGGCTCCCTGTACGGCCCGCGCGCGGACAAACGCAACGCCATCCACCGCTTTGTCCACGAGGCGCTGACAACCGGCTGCATTACATATTACGGCTCCCCCACAGCCCTGCGTGAATACGTGCACGTTGACGACGCCTCCGCAGCCACACTGGCGGTACTGGCCTGGGAATTTGAAAATCAGAACATCATTGTTGCCGGCAATCAGCCCATGCGCGTCGAGAATCTGTTCAAGATGATAGGCGAAATGCTCAACAAAAATTTGACCGTCAACTATCAGGACGATCCCAACAGCGGGCACTATCAGATCACGCCTTACTCGTTCATGCCAAAAATAGGGCGCAAACTGACGCCGCTGCTCAGCGTGGATCTTGGACAGGGAATTCTGCGGGTCATGGAAGACGCGCACAGAGCCCTGCACCCTGAACTTCAGGCAGAGGGAGGCTATTTGCTGCCCACTGACGTTTAG
- a CDS encoding 3-deoxy-manno-octulosonate cytidylyltransferase, whose protein sequence is MNIVAVIPARMGSSRYPGKPLALIHNVPMVGHVAFRTAMSKMLSDTYVATCDDIIVDYCKNAGLKCVMTGDHHVRCSTRTAEALLKIEATTGKKTDIVVMVQGDEPMVTPEIIDAAVAPMLDDDSINVVNLMAEMETLEEFEDPNEVKVVIDRNSNALYFSREPVPSRKKSSGKVPMRKQVCIIPFRRNYLLRFNGMEESPLEIYESVDMMRILEYGEKVRMVPTACRTFSVDTPEDLARVQRLMEGDKLMEQYTR, encoded by the coding sequence ATGAACATTGTCGCTGTCATTCCGGCGCGTATGGGATCAAGCAGGTATCCAGGCAAACCGCTCGCTCTCATCCACAATGTGCCCATGGTCGGGCATGTGGCTTTTCGCACAGCCATGAGCAAAATGCTCTCGGACACCTATGTGGCCACATGTGACGACATCATAGTGGACTATTGTAAAAACGCCGGCCTCAAATGCGTGATGACAGGCGACCATCATGTGCGCTGCTCCACGCGCACCGCTGAGGCGCTGCTCAAAATTGAGGCAACAACCGGCAAAAAAACGGATATTGTCGTTATGGTGCAGGGCGACGAGCCCATGGTTACGCCCGAGATAATTGACGCTGCCGTCGCTCCCATGCTTGACGACGATTCCATCAATGTCGTCAATCTGATGGCCGAGATGGAAACGCTTGAAGAATTTGAAGATCCCAATGAAGTCAAGGTGGTGATTGACCGTAACAGCAACGCGCTGTATTTCTCGCGCGAACCTGTGCCATCGCGTAAAAAAAGTTCGGGAAAAGTGCCCATGCGCAAACAGGTCTGCATTATTCCCTTCAGGCGCAACTATCTGTTGCGTTTTAACGGGATGGAGGAAAGCCCGCTGGAAATTTATGAATCGGTGGATATGATGCGTATTCTTGAATACGGCGAAAAAGTGCGCATGGTGCCCACAGCCTGTCGAACCTTCAGCGTGGATACGCCTGAAGATCTGGCTCGCGTGCAACGGCTTATGGAAGGGGACAAGCTGATGGAACAATACACGCGGTAG
- a CDS encoding HpcH/HpaI aldolase family protein, with amino-acid sequence MNIHDIRALLAADTPTVGTWLQLPSADVAELMARAGYDWVAVDMEHGSFSRGSLPDIFRAIECGGAVPFVRLPQAGRTAVKNALEAGAQGLIFPMIESRAQLDQAVGWATYPGQDNWRKLGETVQEYRGVGFCRANVFGRHFDGYMNDRAPEIFLVAQIEHIRAMEQLDAILTHPRLDAVMVGPYDLSGSMGLTGRFDHPDFQTAMTRIHEACKRHKTNMGLHIVQPDPKELARQTAAGVRFISYGIDGVFLWQAAERPQSGA; translated from the coding sequence ATGAACATACACGACATTCGCGCATTGCTTGCGGCGGACACGCCAACCGTAGGAACATGGCTGCAACTGCCTTCAGCGGATGTGGCCGAGCTTATGGCGCGCGCCGGCTATGACTGGGTGGCGGTGGATATGGAGCACGGCTCCTTCAGTCGGGGCAGCCTGCCGGATATTTTCCGCGCCATAGAGTGCGGCGGCGCGGTGCCCTTCGTCCGGCTGCCACAAGCAGGAAGAACAGCCGTCAAAAACGCGCTGGAAGCAGGCGCGCAGGGGCTCATCTTTCCCATGATTGAAAGCCGCGCGCAACTTGATCAGGCGGTGGGCTGGGCCACATACCCCGGTCAGGACAACTGGCGTAAGCTTGGTGAAACCGTACAGGAATACAGGGGCGTGGGTTTTTGCCGGGCCAATGTCTTCGGCAGGCATTTTGACGGATACATGAATGACCGCGCTCCGGAAATTTTTCTGGTGGCCCAGATTGAGCACATACGGGCGATGGAACAGCTTGACGCCATTCTGACGCATCCCCGTCTGGACGCTGTCATGGTCGGCCCATATGATCTCTCCGGCAGCATGGGGCTTACGGGACGCTTTGACCACCCTGACTTTCAGACCGCCATGACGCGTATTCATGAGGCGTGCAAACGACACAAGACGAACATGGGGCTGCATATCGTTCAGCCGGACCCAAAGGAATTGGCGCGGCAGACGGCCGCAGGCGTGCGCTTCATCTCTTACGGCATTGACGGCGTGTTTTTATGGCAAGCGGCTGAACGGCCACAATCTGGAGCGTAG
- a CDS encoding nitroreductase family protein, whose product MDMFEAIFTRRSIRKYTTEPVSDEDVTLLLKAAMLAPSAHNCRPWHFVVVRDAAVRKSIAERHPYAKMAAEAPVVIVVCANLNEEKEPGFWVQDCSAATENIMLAARGKNLGTVWCGLHPMKDRAKVIRETLNLPSNIMPLSIVVIGHPAEAFSEANRYNAEKIHYDRWQ is encoded by the coding sequence ATGGATATGTTTGAAGCGATTTTCACCCGCCGCAGCATACGCAAATACACGACGGAACCAGTCAGTGATGAAGATGTCACGCTTCTGCTCAAGGCGGCCATGCTGGCGCCGAGCGCGCACAATTGCCGGCCCTGGCATTTTGTGGTGGTGCGGGACGCGGCCGTGCGCAAATCCATTGCCGAACGTCACCCCTATGCCAAAATGGCGGCTGAAGCGCCGGTTGTGATCGTTGTCTGCGCAAATTTGAATGAGGAAAAAGAACCCGGCTTTTGGGTGCAGGACTGCTCCGCCGCCACGGAGAACATCATGCTGGCCGCGCGCGGCAAAAACCTCGGCACTGTCTGGTGCGGGCTGCATCCCATGAAGGATCGCGCCAAGGTCATACGTGAAACTCTCAACCTGCCGTCCAACATCATGCCGTTGAGCATAGTGGTTATCGGGCATCCGGCAGAAGCGTTTTCCGAAGCGAACCGCTACAACGCGGAAAAAATCCACTATGACCGCTGGCAATAA
- a CDS encoding HAD family hydrolase, which translates to MALKCLVFDCDGVILDSVPVKTKTIARLARPYGQEAEERFVMYHMAHGGVSRYKKFEWFFREVLGREIAPETSAEWGRRFAEYALDEIRHCPLIPGMQAVLDAWRDKLPLFVCSGAPRKEVRMILRERELEHFFTDIYGSPPAKAQLLAEIVGIAGLPPEDILMVGDATTDRDAAEYAETQFYGVGDMLKGGNFPWGQDLTALNDWILAHV; encoded by the coding sequence ATGGCTCTGAAATGTCTTGTTTTTGACTGTGACGGCGTGATTCTTGACAGCGTGCCTGTCAAGACCAAGACCATTGCCCGCCTGGCGCGTCCTTACGGACAGGAAGCGGAGGAGCGCTTTGTCATGTACCACATGGCGCACGGCGGAGTCAGCCGTTATAAAAAATTCGAGTGGTTTTTTCGTGAAGTGCTTGGCCGTGAAATAGCGCCGGAGACATCGGCCGAATGGGGCCGTCGCTTTGCTGAATATGCCCTTGACGAAATCCGGCATTGCCCGCTGATTCCCGGCATGCAGGCCGTACTGGACGCCTGGCGTGACAAACTGCCCTTGTTTGTCTGTTCCGGCGCGCCGCGGAAAGAAGTACGCATGATCCTGCGCGAGCGGGAGCTTGAACACTTTTTTACAGATATTTACGGTTCGCCGCCGGCCAAGGCGCAGCTGCTTGCCGAGATCGTCGGCATAGCGGGATTGCCGCCGGAAGATATCTTGATGGTCGGCGACGCGACAACAGACCGTGATGCCGCAGAATACGCGGAAACACAGTTTTATGGCGTAGGAGATATGCTCAAAGGCGGAAATTTTCCCTGGGGCCAGGATCTCACGGCCCTGAATGACTGGATTCTGGCCCACGTCTGA
- a CDS encoding nitroreductase family protein — protein sequence MKTARTCRRFAENQPLNMADMDWLVDCARLAPSAKNAQSLRFTLVGPGETCKKLFSLTKWAGALKDWGGPHEGEQPTAFIAVLMPADAGQLVCFDVGIAAQTMQLAACSRGWGCCMIQSFDHSAASALLHVPTGMKIALLIGFGVAKETRVVVPMPADGAFAYWRDAQGVHYVPKRDLKELVAARY from the coding sequence GTGAAAACGGCCCGCACCTGCCGCCGTTTTGCGGAAAACCAGCCTTTGAACATGGCGGATATGGACTGGCTTGTCGATTGCGCGCGACTTGCGCCTTCGGCAAAAAACGCCCAATCCTTGCGGTTTACGCTGGTAGGCCCCGGAGAAACCTGCAAAAAACTTTTTTCGCTGACAAAATGGGCCGGCGCGCTCAAAGACTGGGGCGGCCCGCATGAAGGCGAACAGCCCACAGCCTTCATCGCCGTTCTGATGCCGGCAGACGCAGGGCAACTGGTCTGCTTTGACGTGGGCATAGCGGCCCAGACCATGCAGCTTGCGGCATGCAGCCGGGGGTGGGGCTGCTGCATGATCCAGTCTTTTGATCATTCCGCAGCGTCCGCGCTCTTACATGTGCCGACAGGGATGAAAATCGCGCTGCTCATCGGCTTTGGCGTGGCCAAAGAAACACGGGTAGTGGTCCCCATGCCTGCTGACGGCGCCTTCGCTTACTGGCGCGACGCCCAAGGCGTGCACTATGTGCCCAAACGCGATCTGAAAGAACTGGTGGCCGCGCGGTATTGA